A stretch of Ranitomeya variabilis isolate aRanVar5 chromosome 3, aRanVar5.hap1, whole genome shotgun sequence DNA encodes these proteins:
- the LOC143814980 gene encoding galactosylgalactosylxylosylprotein 3-beta-glucuronosyltransferase 1-like — protein MLRRRNLLTTLLIILPWALLLTLWHQNPTSRYLTLLRKEIGDNSTVKPLFSNVTQSKDDSLQCVNQYPTRETPVVVRTYVYSRPPPWNEELPVIYVITPTYTRPVQKAELVRLANTFLHVVNLHWIVVEDCPRKTKLVANLLEKAGLNFTHLNIESPHNQKVGISRTPEVTPRGTVQRNLGLRWLRDNLNASNPPEGVVYFADDDNTYSLEVFEEMRYTRTVSVWPVAFVGGLRYESPRLGSTGRVIGWKTVFDPKRPFAIDMAGFAINLRLILERPYANFKLEGVKGGYQETSLLKDLVTMDGLEAKAANCTKVLVWHTRTERPTLVNEGKRGFTDMNIEV, from the exons ATGCTGAGGAGACGCAACCTTCTCACCACACTGCTCATTATTCTACCATGGGCTCTTCTTTTAACACTGTGGCATCAAAACCCCACCAGCCGCTACCTCACCCTTTTACGAA AGGAGATAGGTGACAATTCGACGGTCAAACCTCTCTTCAGCAACGTGACACAGAGCAAAGATGATTCTCTCCAATGTGTCAACCAATATCCCACCCGGGAGACGCCGGTGGTGGTTAGGACATACGTCTATTCAAGACCTCCACCTTGGAATGAAGAACTTCCAGTTATCTATGTGATTACTCCCACCTACACCAGGCCTGTCCAAAAGGCCGAGCTTGTTCGATTGGCAAACACTTTTCTCCACGTAGTCAATTTGCACTGGATCGTGGTGGAAGATTGCCCGAGAAAAACAAAACTGGTTGCTAATCTGCTGGAGAAGGCCGGGCTGAACTTCACTCATTTGAACATAGAGAGTCCACACAACCAAAAAGTGGGCATATCAAGGACGCCAGAGGTCACCCCTCGAGGAACCGTTCAGAGGAATCTCGGTCTTCGGTGGCTTAGAGACAACCTTAACGCTTCAAATCCACCAGAAGGAGTCGTCTATTTTGCAGATGATGACAATACGTACAGTCTTGAGGTCTTTGAGGAG ATGCGATACACCCGGACGGTGTCTGTCTGGCCGGTGGCTTTCGTCGGTGGTTTAAGATATGAGTCTCCAAGACTTGGTTCAACGGGACGAGTGATCGGCTGGAAAACGGTGTTCGACCCTAAGAGGCCTTTTGCCATTGACATGGCTGGTTTTGCCATTAACTTACGCTTAATTCTTGAAAGACCATATGCCAACTTCAAGCTGGAAGGAGTAAAGGGAGGTTATCAGGAAACCAGTTTACTGAAAGACCTGGTCACCATGGATGGACTGGAAGCCAAAGCCGCCAACTGCACTAAG GTTTTGGTCTGGCACACGAGGACTGAGAGACCTACACTAGTGAATGAGGGGAAACGGGGCTTCACAGACATGAACATTGAGGTGTAG